Proteins from a genomic interval of Rattus norvegicus strain BN/NHsdMcwi chromosome 2, GRCr8, whole genome shotgun sequence:
- the Igsf3 gene encoding immunoglobulin superfamily member 3 precursor: protein MKCFFPVLSCLAVLVIPDSLQTTAVPQTLHKVEQDPLELSCEVATETLQHTHLSVSWLRQKGGENPVEVISLSRDFILHSSSEYAQRQSLGEVRLDKLGRSTFRLTIFHLQPSDQGEFYCEAAEWIQDPDGSWYAMTRKRSEGAVVNVQPTDKEFTVRLETDKRLHTVGEPVEFRCILEAQNIPDRYFAVSWAFNSSLIATMGPNAVPVLNSEFAHREAKGQLKVAKEGDGVFVLKIYHLRQEDSGKYNCRVTEREKTVTGEFIDKESKRPKNIPIVVLPLKSSMSVEVASNASVVLEGEDLHFSCTVRTVGRLQARFSVIWQLVDRQNRRSNVMWLDRDGTVQPGSSYWERSSYGGIQMEQVQPNSFSLGIFSSRKEDEGQYECHVTEWVRAVDGEWQIVGERRASTLVSITALETGFAVTAISRTPGVTYSDSFDLQCIIKPHYPARVPVSVTWRFQPVGTVEFHDLVTFTRDGGVQWGDKSSTFRTRTAIEKAESSNNVRLSISRASDTEAGKYQCVAELWRRNYNNTWTRLAERTSNLLEIRVLQPVTKLQVSKSKRTLTLVENRPIQLNCSVKSQTSPNSHFAVLWYVHKPSDADGKLILKTTHNSAFEYGTYAEEEGLRGRLQFERHVSGGLFSLTVQRAEVSDSGSYYCHVEEWLLSPNYAWYKLAEEVSGRTEVTVKQPDSRLKLSQAQGSLSILETRQIQLECVVLNRTSMASQLVVEWFVWKPNHPEREVVAHLSRDATFHYGEQAAKNNLKGRLHVESPSSGVYRLFIQNVAVQDSGTYSCRVEEWLLSPSGVWYKRAEDTAGQTAVTVMRPDAALQVDTVVPNATVTEKATFQLDCSILSRSSQDSRFAVAWYSLRTKGGGKRGSLGIDEQEEEEVSEEEASEDPTERTVLLSVGPDAVFGPEGSPWEGRLRFQRLSPLLYRLTVLEASPQDTGNYSCHVEEWLPSPQKGWYRLTEEESAPIGIRVLDTSSTLQSLICSNDALFYFVFFYPFPIFGILIITILLVRFKSRNSSKNSEGKNGVPLLWIKEPHLNYSPTCLEPPVLSIHPGAID from the exons TGATCCCAGATTCCCTGCAGACGACGGCTGTCCCCCAGACTCTGCACAAAGTGGAACAGGACCCGCTGGAGCTCAGTTGCGAAGTGGCCACCGAGACCCTCCAGCATACCCACCTCTCGGTATCCTGGCTCCGGCAAAAGGGTGGCGAGAACCCTGTGGAGGTCATTTCCCTGAGCAGAGACTTCATCCTGCACTCCAGCAGTGAATATGCGCAGAGGCAGAGCCTGGGCGAGGTGCGGCTGGACAAGCTGGGGAGAAGCACGTTCCGCCTCACCATCTTCCACCTGCAGCCCTCCGACCAGGGCGAGTTCTACTGCGAGGCTGCAGAGTGGATCCAGGATCCAGACGGCTCTTGGTACGCCATGACCAGGAAGCGCTCTGAGGGTGCCGTGGTCAACGTCCAGCCCACTG ACAAAGAGTTCACCGTGCGACTGGAAACAGATAAGAGGCTGCACACAGTGGGTGAGCCGGTGGAGTTCAGATGTATCCTAGAGGCTCAGAACATTCCAGACCGGTACTTTGCCGTCTCCTGGGCCTTCAACAGCTCACTCATTGCCACCATGGGACCTAATGCTGTGCCAGTCCTCAACAGCGAATTTGCCCACCGTGAAGCCAAGGGACAACTTAAGGTGGCCAAAGAGGGTGATGGTGTCTTTGTGCTGAAGATATATCACCTTCGCCAGGAAGATAGTGGCAAATACAACTGCCGGGTGACTGAGCGAGAGAAGACCGTCACTGGCGAGTTCATCgacaaggaaagcaagaggcccAAGAACATCCCCATCGTCGTGCTCCCCCTCA aaAGCAGCATGTCCGTGGAGGTGGCCAGCAACGCCAGTGTCGTCCTTGAGGGTGAGGACCTGCACTTCTCCTGTACTGTCCGCACGGTGGGCAGGTTGCAGGCCCGCTTCTCTGTCATCTGGCAGCTCGTGGATAGGCAGAACCGCCGCAGCAATGTCATGTGGCTAGACCGGGATGGCACCGTGCAGCCGGGCTCATCGTACTGGGAGCGCAGCAGCTATGGAGGCATCCAGATGGAGCAGGTGCAGCCCAACTCCTTCAGCCtgggcatcttcagcagcaggaAGGAGGACGAGGGCCAGTACGAGTGCCACGTGACAGAGTGGGTTCGGGCTGTGGATGGAGAGTGGCAGATCGTGGGAGAGCGCCGCGCCAGTACCTTGGTCTCCATCACAGCCCTTG AAACGGGCTTTGCGGTCACAGCTATCTCCCGGACACCAGGGGTCACCTACAGCGACTCCTTTGACTTGCAGTGCATCATCAAACCCCACTACCCAGCCAGAGTCCCCGTGTCTGTGACATGGAGGTTCCAGCCAGTGGGCACAGTTGAGTTCCATGACCTGGTGACCTTCACACGAGATGGAGGGGTTCAGTGGGGAGACAAGTCCTCCACCTTCCGAACTCGGACTGCCATCGAGAAGGCTGAGTCCAGCAACAATGTCCGCCTGAGCATCAGCCGGGCCAGTGACACGGAGGCGGGCAAGTACCAGTGTGTGGCAGAGCTGTGGCGGAGGAATTACAACAATACCTGGACGAGGCTGGCGGAGAGGACTTCCAACCTGCTGGAGATTCGGGTGCTGCAGCCAG TGACAAAGCTTCAGGTGAGCAAATCAAAGAGAACCCTCACACTGGTGGAAAATCGTCCAATTCAGCTGAACTGCTCAGTCAAGTCCCAGACCAGCCCAAACTCGCACTTCGCCGTGCTGTGGTATGTTCACAAACCCTCGGACGCGGACGGCAAGCTCATTCTCAAAACCACGCACAACTCAGCCTTCGAGTATGGAACCTATGCGGAGGAGGAAGGCCTGCGAGGCCGGCTGCAGTTCGAGAGGCATGTGTCAGGGGGCCTGTTCAGCCTCACTGTGCAGAGAGCTGAGGTCAGCGACAGTGGCAGCTACTACTGCCATGTGGAGGAGTGGCTGCTGAGTCCTAACTATGCCTGGTACAAGCTGGCCGAGGAGGTTTCAGGGCGCACAGAAGTCACCGTGAAGCAGCCAG ACAGCCGCCTGAAGCTCAGCCAAGCCCAGGGGAGCCTGTCTATTCTGGAGACCCGGCAGATCCAGCTGGAGTGTGTGGTCCTGAACCGCACCAGCATGGCCTCCCAGCTCGTGGTGGAGTGGTTTGTGTGGAAGCCCAACCACCCAGAGCGGGAAGTAGTGGCCCACCTGAGCCGAGATGCTACCTTCCACTATGGCGAACAGGCTGCCAAAAACAACCTGAAGGGACGGCTGCATGTGGAGAGCCCATCTTCCGGCGTGTACAGGCTCTTCATCCAGAATGTGGCGGTGCAGGACAGCGGGACCTACAGCTGCCGAGTGGAGGAGTGGCTGCTCAGTCCCAGCGGGGTGTGGTATAAACGGGCTGAGGACACAGCTGGACAGACGGCCGTCACAGTCATGCGACCTG ATGCTGCCCTCCAGGTGGACACAGTAGTCCCCAATGCCACGGTGACCGAGAAGGCAACTTTCCAGCTGGACTGCAGCATCCTGTCTCGGTCAAGCCAGGACTCCCGCTTTGCTGTGGCCTGGTATTCCCTAAGGACTAAAGGCGGAGGGAAAAGAGGCAGCCTTGGCATTGatgagcaagaggaggaggaggtgtcgGAAGAGGAGGCCTCCGAAGATCCAACAGAGAGGACAGTCCTGCTGAGTGTGGGGCCTGATGCTGTCTTTGGTCCTGAAGGCAGCCCTTGGGAGGGCAGGCTGCGCTTCCAGAGGCTCTCGCCCCTGCTGTACCGGCTCACGGTGCTCGAAGCgagtcctcaggacacaggcaACTACTCCTGCCACGTGGAGGAGTGGCTGCCCAGCCCTCAGAAGGGATGGTACCGGCTGACGGAGGAGGAGTCTGCCCCCATTGGTATCCGGGTTCtggacacaa GTTCCACCCTGCAGTCGCTCATCTGCTCCAACGATGCCCTCTTCTACTTTGTCTTCTTCTACCCTTTCCCCATCTTTGGCATCCTCATCATCACCATTCTACTGGTGCGCTTCAAAAGCCGGAACTCCAGCAAGAACTCAGAGGGGAAGAACGGGGTGCCTCTGTTGTGGATCAAGGAGCCGCACCTCAACTACTCCCCGACTTGCCTGGAGCCTCCTGTGCTCAGCATCCACCCTGGAGCCATAGACTAA
- the Igsf3 gene encoding immunoglobulin superfamily member 3 isoform X1, whose translation MKCFFPVLSCLAVLGAVSAQRQVTVQEGPLYRTEGSHITIWCNVSGYQGPAEQNFQWSIYLPSAPEREVQIVSTVDSSFPYAIYTQRVRGGKIYVERIQGNSALLHITDLQARDAGEYECHTPNTDERYFGSYSAKMNLVVIPDSLQTTAVPQTLHKVEQDPLELSCEVATETLQHTHLSVSWLRQKGGENPVEVISLSRDFILHSSSEYAQRQSLGEVRLDKLGRSTFRLTIFHLQPSDQGEFYCEAAEWIQDPDGSWYAMTRKRSEGAVVNVQPTDKEFTVRLETDKRLHTVGEPVEFRCILEAQNIPDRYFAVSWAFNSSLIATMGPNAVPVLNSEFAHREAKGQLKVAKEGDGVFVLKIYHLRQEDSGKYNCRVTEREKTVTGEFIDKESKRPKNIPIVVLPLTDNWVVKVPQQHQILPQGHLESSMSVEVASNASVVLEGEDLHFSCTVRTVGRLQARFSVIWQLVDRQNRRSNVMWLDRDGTVQPGSSYWERSSYGGIQMEQVQPNSFSLGIFSSRKEDEGQYECHVTEWVRAVDGEWQIVGERRASTLVSITALETGFAVTAISRTPGVTYSDSFDLQCIIKPHYPARVPVSVTWRFQPVGTVEFHDLVTFTRDGGVQWGDKSSTFRTRTAIEKAESSNNVRLSISRASDTEAGKYQCVAELWRRNYNNTWTRLAERTSNLLEIRVLQPVTKLQVSKSKRTLTLVENRPIQLNCSVKSQTSPNSHFAVLWYVHKPSDADGKLILKTTHNSAFEYGTYAEEEGLRGRLQFERHVSGGLFSLTVQRAEVSDSGSYYCHVEEWLLSPNYAWYKLAEEVSGRTEVTVKQPDSRLKLSQAQGSLSILETRQIQLECVVLNRTSMASQLVVEWFVWKPNHPEREVVAHLSRDATFHYGEQAAKNNLKGRLHVESPSSGVYRLFIQNVAVQDSGTYSCRVEEWLLSPSGVWYKRAEDTAGQTAVTVMRPDAALQVDTVVPNATVTEKATFQLDCSILSRSSQDSRFAVAWYSLRTKGGGKRGSLGIDEQEEEEVSEEEASEDPTERTVLLSVGPDAVFGPEGSPWEGRLRFQRLSPLLYRLTVLEASPQDTGNYSCHVEEWLPSPQKGWYRLTEEESAPIGIRVLDTSSTLQSLICSNDALFYFVFFYPFPIFGILIITILLVRFKSRNSSKNSEGKNGVPLLWIKEPHLNYSPTCLEPPVLSIHPGAID comes from the exons GTGCGGTGTCAGCGCAGCGGCAGGTCACCGTCCAGGAAGGACCCTTATACCGCACAGAGGGCTCCCACATCACCATCTGGTGCAACGTGAGTGGCTACCAGGGTCCTGCTGAGCAGAACTTCCAGTGGTCCATTTACCTGCCCTCTGCTCCAGAGCGTGAGGTACAGATTGTCAGCACGGTGGACTCCTCCTTCCCTTATGCCATCTACACTCAGCGAGTCCGAGGCGGGAAGATCTACGTGGAGAGAATCCAGGGGAATTCAGCCTTACTTCACATCACAGACCTGCAAGCCCGGGATGCTGGGGAGTATGAATGCCACACCCCCAACACCGATGAGCGCTACTTTGGGAGTTACAGTGCCAAGATGAACCTAGTGG TGATCCCAGATTCCCTGCAGACGACGGCTGTCCCCCAGACTCTGCACAAAGTGGAACAGGACCCGCTGGAGCTCAGTTGCGAAGTGGCCACCGAGACCCTCCAGCATACCCACCTCTCGGTATCCTGGCTCCGGCAAAAGGGTGGCGAGAACCCTGTGGAGGTCATTTCCCTGAGCAGAGACTTCATCCTGCACTCCAGCAGTGAATATGCGCAGAGGCAGAGCCTGGGCGAGGTGCGGCTGGACAAGCTGGGGAGAAGCACGTTCCGCCTCACCATCTTCCACCTGCAGCCCTCCGACCAGGGCGAGTTCTACTGCGAGGCTGCAGAGTGGATCCAGGATCCAGACGGCTCTTGGTACGCCATGACCAGGAAGCGCTCTGAGGGTGCCGTGGTCAACGTCCAGCCCACTG ACAAAGAGTTCACCGTGCGACTGGAAACAGATAAGAGGCTGCACACAGTGGGTGAGCCGGTGGAGTTCAGATGTATCCTAGAGGCTCAGAACATTCCAGACCGGTACTTTGCCGTCTCCTGGGCCTTCAACAGCTCACTCATTGCCACCATGGGACCTAATGCTGTGCCAGTCCTCAACAGCGAATTTGCCCACCGTGAAGCCAAGGGACAACTTAAGGTGGCCAAAGAGGGTGATGGTGTCTTTGTGCTGAAGATATATCACCTTCGCCAGGAAGATAGTGGCAAATACAACTGCCGGGTGACTGAGCGAGAGAAGACCGTCACTGGCGAGTTCATCgacaaggaaagcaagaggcccAAGAACATCCCCATCGTCGTGCTCCCCCTCA CAGATAACTGGGTAGTTAAAGTCCCCCAGCAGCACCAGATCCTGCCCCAAGGCCACTTGG aaAGCAGCATGTCCGTGGAGGTGGCCAGCAACGCCAGTGTCGTCCTTGAGGGTGAGGACCTGCACTTCTCCTGTACTGTCCGCACGGTGGGCAGGTTGCAGGCCCGCTTCTCTGTCATCTGGCAGCTCGTGGATAGGCAGAACCGCCGCAGCAATGTCATGTGGCTAGACCGGGATGGCACCGTGCAGCCGGGCTCATCGTACTGGGAGCGCAGCAGCTATGGAGGCATCCAGATGGAGCAGGTGCAGCCCAACTCCTTCAGCCtgggcatcttcagcagcaggaAGGAGGACGAGGGCCAGTACGAGTGCCACGTGACAGAGTGGGTTCGGGCTGTGGATGGAGAGTGGCAGATCGTGGGAGAGCGCCGCGCCAGTACCTTGGTCTCCATCACAGCCCTTG AAACGGGCTTTGCGGTCACAGCTATCTCCCGGACACCAGGGGTCACCTACAGCGACTCCTTTGACTTGCAGTGCATCATCAAACCCCACTACCCAGCCAGAGTCCCCGTGTCTGTGACATGGAGGTTCCAGCCAGTGGGCACAGTTGAGTTCCATGACCTGGTGACCTTCACACGAGATGGAGGGGTTCAGTGGGGAGACAAGTCCTCCACCTTCCGAACTCGGACTGCCATCGAGAAGGCTGAGTCCAGCAACAATGTCCGCCTGAGCATCAGCCGGGCCAGTGACACGGAGGCGGGCAAGTACCAGTGTGTGGCAGAGCTGTGGCGGAGGAATTACAACAATACCTGGACGAGGCTGGCGGAGAGGACTTCCAACCTGCTGGAGATTCGGGTGCTGCAGCCAG TGACAAAGCTTCAGGTGAGCAAATCAAAGAGAACCCTCACACTGGTGGAAAATCGTCCAATTCAGCTGAACTGCTCAGTCAAGTCCCAGACCAGCCCAAACTCGCACTTCGCCGTGCTGTGGTATGTTCACAAACCCTCGGACGCGGACGGCAAGCTCATTCTCAAAACCACGCACAACTCAGCCTTCGAGTATGGAACCTATGCGGAGGAGGAAGGCCTGCGAGGCCGGCTGCAGTTCGAGAGGCATGTGTCAGGGGGCCTGTTCAGCCTCACTGTGCAGAGAGCTGAGGTCAGCGACAGTGGCAGCTACTACTGCCATGTGGAGGAGTGGCTGCTGAGTCCTAACTATGCCTGGTACAAGCTGGCCGAGGAGGTTTCAGGGCGCACAGAAGTCACCGTGAAGCAGCCAG ACAGCCGCCTGAAGCTCAGCCAAGCCCAGGGGAGCCTGTCTATTCTGGAGACCCGGCAGATCCAGCTGGAGTGTGTGGTCCTGAACCGCACCAGCATGGCCTCCCAGCTCGTGGTGGAGTGGTTTGTGTGGAAGCCCAACCACCCAGAGCGGGAAGTAGTGGCCCACCTGAGCCGAGATGCTACCTTCCACTATGGCGAACAGGCTGCCAAAAACAACCTGAAGGGACGGCTGCATGTGGAGAGCCCATCTTCCGGCGTGTACAGGCTCTTCATCCAGAATGTGGCGGTGCAGGACAGCGGGACCTACAGCTGCCGAGTGGAGGAGTGGCTGCTCAGTCCCAGCGGGGTGTGGTATAAACGGGCTGAGGACACAGCTGGACAGACGGCCGTCACAGTCATGCGACCTG ATGCTGCCCTCCAGGTGGACACAGTAGTCCCCAATGCCACGGTGACCGAGAAGGCAACTTTCCAGCTGGACTGCAGCATCCTGTCTCGGTCAAGCCAGGACTCCCGCTTTGCTGTGGCCTGGTATTCCCTAAGGACTAAAGGCGGAGGGAAAAGAGGCAGCCTTGGCATTGatgagcaagaggaggaggaggtgtcgGAAGAGGAGGCCTCCGAAGATCCAACAGAGAGGACAGTCCTGCTGAGTGTGGGGCCTGATGCTGTCTTTGGTCCTGAAGGCAGCCCTTGGGAGGGCAGGCTGCGCTTCCAGAGGCTCTCGCCCCTGCTGTACCGGCTCACGGTGCTCGAAGCgagtcctcaggacacaggcaACTACTCCTGCCACGTGGAGGAGTGGCTGCCCAGCCCTCAGAAGGGATGGTACCGGCTGACGGAGGAGGAGTCTGCCCCCATTGGTATCCGGGTTCtggacacaa GTTCCACCCTGCAGTCGCTCATCTGCTCCAACGATGCCCTCTTCTACTTTGTCTTCTTCTACCCTTTCCCCATCTTTGGCATCCTCATCATCACCATTCTACTGGTGCGCTTCAAAAGCCGGAACTCCAGCAAGAACTCAGAGGGGAAGAACGGGGTGCCTCTGTTGTGGATCAAGGAGCCGCACCTCAACTACTCCCCGACTTGCCTGGAGCCTCCTGTGCTCAGCATCCACCCTGGAGCCATAGACTAA
- the Igsf3 gene encoding immunoglobulin superfamily member 3 isoform X2: MKCFFPVLSCLAVLGAVSAQRQVTVQEGPLYRTEGSHITIWCNVSGYQGPAEQNFQWSIYLPSAPEREVQIVSTVDSSFPYAIYTQRVRGGKIYVERIQGNSALLHITDLQARDAGEYECHTPNTDERYFGSYSAKMNLVVIPDSLQTTAVPQTLHKVEQDPLELSCEVATETLQHTHLSVSWLRQKGGENPVEVISLSRDFILHSSSEYAQRQSLGEVRLDKLGRSTFRLTIFHLQPSDQGEFYCEAAEWIQDPDGSWYAMTRKRSEGAVVNVQPTDKEFTVRLETDKRLHTVGEPVEFRCILEAQNIPDRYFAVSWAFNSSLIATMGPNAVPVLNSEFAHREAKGQLKVAKEGDGVFVLKIYHLRQEDSGKYNCRVTEREKTVTGEFIDKESKRPKNIPIVVLPLKSSMSVEVASNASVVLEGEDLHFSCTVRTVGRLQARFSVIWQLVDRQNRRSNVMWLDRDGTVQPGSSYWERSSYGGIQMEQVQPNSFSLGIFSSRKEDEGQYECHVTEWVRAVDGEWQIVGERRASTLVSITALETGFAVTAISRTPGVTYSDSFDLQCIIKPHYPARVPVSVTWRFQPVGTVEFHDLVTFTRDGGVQWGDKSSTFRTRTAIEKAESSNNVRLSISRASDTEAGKYQCVAELWRRNYNNTWTRLAERTSNLLEIRVLQPVTKLQVSKSKRTLTLVENRPIQLNCSVKSQTSPNSHFAVLWYVHKPSDADGKLILKTTHNSAFEYGTYAEEEGLRGRLQFERHVSGGLFSLTVQRAEVSDSGSYYCHVEEWLLSPNYAWYKLAEEVSGRTEVTVKQPDSRLKLSQAQGSLSILETRQIQLECVVLNRTSMASQLVVEWFVWKPNHPEREVVAHLSRDATFHYGEQAAKNNLKGRLHVESPSSGVYRLFIQNVAVQDSGTYSCRVEEWLLSPSGVWYKRAEDTAGQTAVTVMRPDAALQVDTVVPNATVTEKATFQLDCSILSRSSQDSRFAVAWYSLRTKGGGKRGSLGIDEQEEEEVSEEEASEDPTERTVLLSVGPDAVFGPEGSPWEGRLRFQRLSPLLYRLTVLEASPQDTGNYSCHVEEWLPSPQKGWYRLTEEESAPIGIRVLDTSSTLQSLICSNDALFYFVFFYPFPIFGILIITILLVRFKSRNSSKNSEGKNGVPLLWIKEPHLNYSPTCLEPPVLSIHPGAID, from the exons GTGCGGTGTCAGCGCAGCGGCAGGTCACCGTCCAGGAAGGACCCTTATACCGCACAGAGGGCTCCCACATCACCATCTGGTGCAACGTGAGTGGCTACCAGGGTCCTGCTGAGCAGAACTTCCAGTGGTCCATTTACCTGCCCTCTGCTCCAGAGCGTGAGGTACAGATTGTCAGCACGGTGGACTCCTCCTTCCCTTATGCCATCTACACTCAGCGAGTCCGAGGCGGGAAGATCTACGTGGAGAGAATCCAGGGGAATTCAGCCTTACTTCACATCACAGACCTGCAAGCCCGGGATGCTGGGGAGTATGAATGCCACACCCCCAACACCGATGAGCGCTACTTTGGGAGTTACAGTGCCAAGATGAACCTAGTGG TGATCCCAGATTCCCTGCAGACGACGGCTGTCCCCCAGACTCTGCACAAAGTGGAACAGGACCCGCTGGAGCTCAGTTGCGAAGTGGCCACCGAGACCCTCCAGCATACCCACCTCTCGGTATCCTGGCTCCGGCAAAAGGGTGGCGAGAACCCTGTGGAGGTCATTTCCCTGAGCAGAGACTTCATCCTGCACTCCAGCAGTGAATATGCGCAGAGGCAGAGCCTGGGCGAGGTGCGGCTGGACAAGCTGGGGAGAAGCACGTTCCGCCTCACCATCTTCCACCTGCAGCCCTCCGACCAGGGCGAGTTCTACTGCGAGGCTGCAGAGTGGATCCAGGATCCAGACGGCTCTTGGTACGCCATGACCAGGAAGCGCTCTGAGGGTGCCGTGGTCAACGTCCAGCCCACTG ACAAAGAGTTCACCGTGCGACTGGAAACAGATAAGAGGCTGCACACAGTGGGTGAGCCGGTGGAGTTCAGATGTATCCTAGAGGCTCAGAACATTCCAGACCGGTACTTTGCCGTCTCCTGGGCCTTCAACAGCTCACTCATTGCCACCATGGGACCTAATGCTGTGCCAGTCCTCAACAGCGAATTTGCCCACCGTGAAGCCAAGGGACAACTTAAGGTGGCCAAAGAGGGTGATGGTGTCTTTGTGCTGAAGATATATCACCTTCGCCAGGAAGATAGTGGCAAATACAACTGCCGGGTGACTGAGCGAGAGAAGACCGTCACTGGCGAGTTCATCgacaaggaaagcaagaggcccAAGAACATCCCCATCGTCGTGCTCCCCCTCA aaAGCAGCATGTCCGTGGAGGTGGCCAGCAACGCCAGTGTCGTCCTTGAGGGTGAGGACCTGCACTTCTCCTGTACTGTCCGCACGGTGGGCAGGTTGCAGGCCCGCTTCTCTGTCATCTGGCAGCTCGTGGATAGGCAGAACCGCCGCAGCAATGTCATGTGGCTAGACCGGGATGGCACCGTGCAGCCGGGCTCATCGTACTGGGAGCGCAGCAGCTATGGAGGCATCCAGATGGAGCAGGTGCAGCCCAACTCCTTCAGCCtgggcatcttcagcagcaggaAGGAGGACGAGGGCCAGTACGAGTGCCACGTGACAGAGTGGGTTCGGGCTGTGGATGGAGAGTGGCAGATCGTGGGAGAGCGCCGCGCCAGTACCTTGGTCTCCATCACAGCCCTTG AAACGGGCTTTGCGGTCACAGCTATCTCCCGGACACCAGGGGTCACCTACAGCGACTCCTTTGACTTGCAGTGCATCATCAAACCCCACTACCCAGCCAGAGTCCCCGTGTCTGTGACATGGAGGTTCCAGCCAGTGGGCACAGTTGAGTTCCATGACCTGGTGACCTTCACACGAGATGGAGGGGTTCAGTGGGGAGACAAGTCCTCCACCTTCCGAACTCGGACTGCCATCGAGAAGGCTGAGTCCAGCAACAATGTCCGCCTGAGCATCAGCCGGGCCAGTGACACGGAGGCGGGCAAGTACCAGTGTGTGGCAGAGCTGTGGCGGAGGAATTACAACAATACCTGGACGAGGCTGGCGGAGAGGACTTCCAACCTGCTGGAGATTCGGGTGCTGCAGCCAG TGACAAAGCTTCAGGTGAGCAAATCAAAGAGAACCCTCACACTGGTGGAAAATCGTCCAATTCAGCTGAACTGCTCAGTCAAGTCCCAGACCAGCCCAAACTCGCACTTCGCCGTGCTGTGGTATGTTCACAAACCCTCGGACGCGGACGGCAAGCTCATTCTCAAAACCACGCACAACTCAGCCTTCGAGTATGGAACCTATGCGGAGGAGGAAGGCCTGCGAGGCCGGCTGCAGTTCGAGAGGCATGTGTCAGGGGGCCTGTTCAGCCTCACTGTGCAGAGAGCTGAGGTCAGCGACAGTGGCAGCTACTACTGCCATGTGGAGGAGTGGCTGCTGAGTCCTAACTATGCCTGGTACAAGCTGGCCGAGGAGGTTTCAGGGCGCACAGAAGTCACCGTGAAGCAGCCAG ACAGCCGCCTGAAGCTCAGCCAAGCCCAGGGGAGCCTGTCTATTCTGGAGACCCGGCAGATCCAGCTGGAGTGTGTGGTCCTGAACCGCACCAGCATGGCCTCCCAGCTCGTGGTGGAGTGGTTTGTGTGGAAGCCCAACCACCCAGAGCGGGAAGTAGTGGCCCACCTGAGCCGAGATGCTACCTTCCACTATGGCGAACAGGCTGCCAAAAACAACCTGAAGGGACGGCTGCATGTGGAGAGCCCATCTTCCGGCGTGTACAGGCTCTTCATCCAGAATGTGGCGGTGCAGGACAGCGGGACCTACAGCTGCCGAGTGGAGGAGTGGCTGCTCAGTCCCAGCGGGGTGTGGTATAAACGGGCTGAGGACACAGCTGGACAGACGGCCGTCACAGTCATGCGACCTG ATGCTGCCCTCCAGGTGGACACAGTAGTCCCCAATGCCACGGTGACCGAGAAGGCAACTTTCCAGCTGGACTGCAGCATCCTGTCTCGGTCAAGCCAGGACTCCCGCTTTGCTGTGGCCTGGTATTCCCTAAGGACTAAAGGCGGAGGGAAAAGAGGCAGCCTTGGCATTGatgagcaagaggaggaggaggtgtcgGAAGAGGAGGCCTCCGAAGATCCAACAGAGAGGACAGTCCTGCTGAGTGTGGGGCCTGATGCTGTCTTTGGTCCTGAAGGCAGCCCTTGGGAGGGCAGGCTGCGCTTCCAGAGGCTCTCGCCCCTGCTGTACCGGCTCACGGTGCTCGAAGCgagtcctcaggacacaggcaACTACTCCTGCCACGTGGAGGAGTGGCTGCCCAGCCCTCAGAAGGGATGGTACCGGCTGACGGAGGAGGAGTCTGCCCCCATTGGTATCCGGGTTCtggacacaa GTTCCACCCTGCAGTCGCTCATCTGCTCCAACGATGCCCTCTTCTACTTTGTCTTCTTCTACCCTTTCCCCATCTTTGGCATCCTCATCATCACCATTCTACTGGTGCGCTTCAAAAGCCGGAACTCCAGCAAGAACTCAGAGGGGAAGAACGGGGTGCCTCTGTTGTGGATCAAGGAGCCGCACCTCAACTACTCCCCGACTTGCCTGGAGCCTCCTGTGCTCAGCATCCACCCTGGAGCCATAGACTAA